In Sphingobacterium sp. SRCM116780, the genomic stretch CGTAGATATTATTCTTTTTTGAGTTTAAAATAATCGACAATGCACAAGCCACTACGTGGCCATCGATCTCTACACACAATTGTCCTTCAGGAAATAGATCGATTAAGTCAACGATATTTTCTCGTGTCCATACCTCTCCCCCTGTACCTTGATAAGCTTCTGTCATTGATCTTCTCAAATCAACATAATCCTTCTTCGTCAAGTTCCTAACCTGAATATCCATAAAGTAAAATTTTTTAGTTACCTAGTTAAAACAAAATTCACGCCTAAAAGACTTTTAAGCAAAAAGAGCTAGAACAATGATGTCCTAGCTCTTTCCTTACGGTTTCTTTATCGCTTTAAAAGCAATAATATTTACGCTTGACCAGTTGTTCCACCAAAAGGGAAAGCTACAGTTGGATCACCACCGATAACTGTAGCATCAGAAACCTGATTACCAGCAGCAGCGATAGCATCAAAGCGAGTCACATTATCTTGCAATGCACCTAACAAACGTTTAGCATGTTCAGGTGTCAAAACGATTCTAGATTTCACTTTAGCTTTCGGCACACCTGGCATTACACGTACGAAATCAATCACAAATTCTGTGTTTGAGTGTGTAATGATCGCTAGATTTGAGTAGATTCCTTCTGCTACTTCTTCTGTCAACTCGATACTCAATTCGTTTTGATTTTGATTATTTTCCATAAAATTTATTATAAGTATTTAATATATGTTTTTATTCTAGTTGGTAAAAGTTCTAAAATCTTGTCCTGCCTTAATATTCAACAATGTCTCATAAATCAAACGGATAACATTATCAACATCCTCTTTATGTACCATTTCTACTGTTGTATGCATATAACGTAAAGGAAGAGAAATCAACGCAGAAGGCACACCCCCATTACTATACGCAAAAGCATCTGTATCTGTTCCAGTAGAACGTGACGATGCCTGACGTTGAAATGGAATCGCATTTTTTTCTGCGACTTTCACCAACAGCTTATTCAGATTAATCTGAACGGCTGGCGCATATGACAATACTGGGCCAGCTCCTGATGCCAGATCTCCTTGCGTGACTTTATTGATCATTGGCGTTTGTGTATCATGCGTCACATCCGTTACTATCGCCACATTAGGCTTGATACGATCAGCAATCATTTCCGCGCCACGAAGACCAATTTCTTCCTGAACCGAATTTACAATATATAATCCAAAAGGCAAATCTTTTTTATTTTCCTTTAATAATCGAGCCACCTCTGCAATCATGAAACCACCAGCGCGATTGTCCATTGCGCGACCTACATAATAGCGATTATTTAAAATACTGAATTCATCTTCATAAGTAATGACACAGCCAACATGAACACCTAACGCTTCTACTTCCTCTTTAGAAATACATCCACAATCCAAGAAAATATTCTTCAAAGTAGGTGATTCTTCTTTTTCTCCAGATCGAGTGTGTATAGCAGGCCATCCAAAAACAGCTTTTACAAACCCTTTATCTGTGTGGATATTCACCTTCTTTGACGGTGCTATCTGATGATCGGAACCACCATTACGAATAACAGAGATCAACCCATCTTTACTAATATAGTTGACAAACCAAGAAATCTCATCTGCATGTGCCTCAATGACTACTTTGTAATCAGCTTTGGGATTGATCACACCTACAGCTGTACCATAATTATCTGTAAATGTTTCGTCAACATACGGTTTTAAATAATCTAACCAAAGTCGTTGTCCCTCCCATTCGAATCCTGTAGGTGAAGGATTATTAATATATTTTTCAAAAAAAGAAATGGAATCCTTTGTTACGATAGAAATATGCTTATCTGCTTTCTTCTTCTTATCTGCCATGCTCATTATTTAATTATCGTCGTCAAATTATGAAAAATTATAATAAAGACAAAAGCAAAAGCAGATTTTATTTCGAAGAAAGCATAGATAGCAAAATCTGACCCCTTTTACACGGGTTCCTTTCAAAATCATAGTTTGAAAATGATTTTAAACATTATATTTACAGCTGTAAAAATTAATTAGATAATATGGAGAGTTTATTCAGCGTCATTCACTGGAATTTAGATCATGAAATATTTAAAATAGGCACATTCGGTCTTCGTTATTATTCATTATGTTGGTTAGCAGCATTTGGAGTATCGTATATAATTATGCTTAAAATATTTAAAAATGAAAATAAGAGTCAAGAATTGTTGGACAAATTAAGCATTTATATATTTTTAGGCACTTTAATAGGTGCCAGATTAGGACATTGTCTTTTCTATGAATTTGATTATTATAAAGACCACTTATTGGAGATAGTGTTACCATTCAGATTTGTCAATAGTCAATTTCAAATGACTGGATTTGCGGGACTGGCAAGTCATGGAGGAGCTATAGGTATATTAGCAGCTTTATATTTATTCTGTCGTAAAACCAAAACAGATTTTCTATGGCTAGCAGATCGTCTTGTTGTTGTCGTACCGATTGCTGGTGCTCTTATTCGTATTGGTAACTTTTTTAATTCCGAGATGATTGGCCCTAAAACGGATAAACCTTGGGCAGTCATATTTGAACAGATCGATCAAGTACCGCGTCATCCAGGGCAGCTATATGAGGCTATTGCTTATATCATTATCTTTTTCATTATTGTT encodes the following:
- a CDS encoding DUF3467 domain-containing protein, translating into MENNQNQNELSIELTEEVAEGIYSNLAIITHSNTEFVIDFVRVMPGVPKAKVKSRIVLTPEHAKRLLGALQDNVTRFDAIAAAGNQVSDATVIGGDPTVAFPFGGTTGQA
- a CDS encoding M42 family metallopeptidase, whose product is MADKKKKADKHISIVTKDSISFFEKYINNPSPTGFEWEGQRLWLDYLKPYVDETFTDNYGTAVGVINPKADYKVVIEAHADEISWFVNYISKDGLISVIRNGGSDHQIAPSKKVNIHTDKGFVKAVFGWPAIHTRSGEKEESPTLKNIFLDCGCISKEEVEALGVHVGCVITYEDEFSILNNRYYVGRAMDNRAGGFMIAEVARLLKENKKDLPFGLYIVNSVQEEIGLRGAEMIADRIKPNVAIVTDVTHDTQTPMINKVTQGDLASGAGPVLSYAPAVQINLNKLLVKVAEKNAIPFQRQASSRSTGTDTDAFAYSNGGVPSALISLPLRYMHTTVEMVHKEDVDNVIRLIYETLLNIKAGQDFRTFTN
- the lgt gene encoding prolipoprotein diacylglyceryl transferase, translated to MESLFSVIHWNLDHEIFKIGTFGLRYYSLCWLAAFGVSYIIMLKIFKNENKSQELLDKLSIYIFLGTLIGARLGHCLFYEFDYYKDHLLEIVLPFRFVNSQFQMTGFAGLASHGGAIGILAALYLFCRKTKTDFLWLADRLVVVVPIAGALIRIGNFFNSEMIGPKTDKPWAVIFEQIDQVPRHPGQLYEAIAYIIIFFIIVYLFRSKKIQKPGALMGIFFVLLFSARLYLENFKIDQEDFEQGMALNMGQLLSIPFILVGLYFIFRKSKEIKA